The DNA sequence CATGTAGGTGCCGGCCTCGATGCGGTCGGTCATGATGCTATATGACGCGGGCTTTAGTTCCTTGACCCCGTGGATGGTGAGGACGTCGGTGTCGATGCCCTCGATTTCGGCTCCCATGGCGAGAAGAAACCGGGCCAGATCCCCGACCTCGGGCTCCAACGCGGCGTTTTTCAGTACGGTGGTGCCCTTGGCCAGAGTGGCGGCCATCATCAGGTTTTCCGTGCCGGTGACCGTGGGGGTCTCGAAATAGATTTCCGCGCCCTGCAAGCGCTTGGCATTGGCCTCGACGTAACCTTGGGCCAGGTTGATCTTCACCCCCATGGCCTCCAGGCCCTTGAGGTGGAGATTGATGGGCCGGGCGCCGATGGCGCAGCCGCCGGGGAGTGACACCCGGGCCTGGCGGGCCCGGGCCAAAAGCGGCCCCAGGACCAGAACCGCGGCCCGCATGGTCTTGACCAACTCATAGGGGGCCTCGAAGCTGGTCAGGTCGCCGCTGTTTACCAAGAGCGGCGGACCTGGGCGGCCGCACTCGCACGCTTCCGGTTCCCCATCCTTAAAACTGACTCCCATGTTGGCCAGGAGCCGCTTGATGGTGCGGATGTCCGCCAGGGGCGGCACGTTATAGAGCCGGTGCTCCCCCGGGGCCAGCAGCGTCGCGGCAATAATGGGCAGTGCGGCGTTTTTGGCGCCGCTGATCTCAACTTCCCCGGAAAGGGGGATTCCGCCTTCGATGACGATTTTATCTATTTCGAATTTCTCCTGAGATGTTATTTAAAGGATTACGTTTTATTTTTTGGAGGATTTTTCAGAAAGACTTTCTTCTGCCTTAACTTTTATATCTACTGGGTCATCGCCAATTGCCAAATCCAATGCAGCCGGTATGAGGCGCGAATTAAGTATGCCATTTTCTGGACTGTTTGGCTCAAACATATTAGAAGGTAAATTTTCATTGTTTAAAGCTCGTTTTATAAACGGAGAAAGGTTATCCACTATCTGCTTATTAATATTAGAATCATTAGTCTCTTTGGTTAATTTTATTATTTTTCGGGCTTTTTCGATCTCAAGAATATCATTTTTCAGTTCAATGGTTCTAGTGACTTCCTTAAACCGGTTTATCATAGGCCTCCAAAGCTGAATTGTTTTTAATAACCCAAGAATTAAAAAGGCTAAGGCGATATCTATATTTATTACAACTTGTCCAGGTGAGCTGAATTTAATTGACGACAGCACTGGTTTTGTAATCTTGAGATCTAAATCGCTTACTTTTGCAAGAGTATCTAAGAGGTCAGAAGATGCACCGATCATTTCATCTATTTTAGCCATTATTCTTAATAATTCTTGCCAAGAAATGATAGCCCCTGACGTTTTTCTTACAAATAATTGACCTTTGAGTCTATCGATGAGCATAATCTCTTCAGAAGTCTGATACTTAACAATAAATTCTAGCGCTCGGAACCCAAACCGCGTTCCGTTTTCTTCGCGACGTTTCCAAACCAAGAACCCAGGAATATCATTATAATTGTCAATACGAACCCAAATTAAGCTTTTAAGTTTAAAAGGGAACGAATTTTCGGTATCTAAACCGAAACCGACTACTGACTTATTAATAACTTTAGCCTTAATCCATTCGGTTCCGTCTGAAGAAACCCAAGCGTCAAAATGAACGATTTCTCTGGGGTAACGTCTTCTATCTGTTGCCATCTGGAGTCTACCCAGAGTAATATCTACATCAAATTGATTGATAGGAACATAAGACATAATTCCACGTTTAATAAGCTTTTTATAATGGCTATATGTTCTTTGGCTTATTGGGCTTCGGTCTTTGCTCTTTAAAAAATGATTTACACTATCGAGCGATGTTTTACCGCGATTTTCTAAAAAATACTCATAACCCTTTAGTGCGTCAACGAATTTTGCTGCCATTGGCGGCCCCTCTTAGTTATTCTTTAATCATCCTTTTTTGTGCTATACGGATA is a window from the Desulfobaccales bacterium genome containing:
- a CDS encoding PilZ domain-containing protein gives rise to the protein MAAKFVDALKGYEYFLENRGKTSLDSVNHFLKSKDRSPISQRTYSHYKKLIKRGIMSYVPINQFDVDITLGRLQMATDRRRYPREIVHFDAWVSSDGTEWIKAKVINKSVVGFGLDTENSFPFKLKSLIWVRIDNYNDIPGFLVWKRREENGTRFGFRALEFIVKYQTSEEIMLIDRLKGQLFVRKTSGAIISWQELLRIMAKIDEMIGASSDLLDTLAKVSDLDLKITKPVLSSIKFSSPGQVVINIDIALAFLILGLLKTIQLWRPMINRFKEVTRTIELKNDILEIEKARKIIKLTKETNDSNINKQIVDNLSPFIKRALNNENLPSNMFEPNSPENGILNSRLIPAALDLAIGDDPVDIKVKAEESLSEKSSKK
- the murA gene encoding UDP-N-acetylglucosamine 1-carboxyvinyltransferase, translated to MTSQEKFEIDKIVIEGGIPLSGEVEISGAKNAALPIIAATLLAPGEHRLYNVPPLADIRTIKRLLANMGVSFKDGEPEACECGRPGPPLLVNSGDLTSFEAPYELVKTMRAAVLVLGPLLARARQARVSLPGGCAIGARPINLHLKGLEAMGVKINLAQGYVEANAKRLQGAEIYFETPTVTGTENLMMAATLAKGTTVLKNAALEPEVGDLARFLLAMGAEIEGIDTDVLTIHGVKELKPASYSIMTDRIEAGTYMAAAALTRGEVTLVNAPIPHLTAIMGKFTEAGVRLTAEAGRITVHPGGTLTSVDIRTHPYPGFATDMQAQFMALMSLAKGASVITETIFENRFMHVSELKRLGADITVNGNLAVVRGCKHLQGAPVMATDLRASASLVIAGLAAAGTTEILRVYHLDRGYARLVEKLSALGARIRRMPQ